In Bifidobacterium adolescentis ATCC 15703, the sequence GGTATGGCGTTGGGGCCGGTGCTGGCTGGAGTTCTCTATGGGCACCTGCCGATCGCATGGTTCTATCCCCTGTTCATGCTGGCGCTGCCGGTGTCTTGGCTGATCTACCTGTCCTTCCACCGTCTCATCCATCCGTCGCACAAGTAACGGACAGGCACCGCAGCCGGTAGGCACCAACTGTTCAGAATGGCGGAATACCAAGGTTTTCAATTACGGCCATGCTGTTATAGATCATATAATAACAGCATGGCCAAATCTGTGTTACTGTTATATATAGCTGTTGAACAGTTTGCGTACACTGTTCGGTCAGGATATATATCACTCGCAGAAAGGGATACAGTGAAGCTGAACATCTCATCCGCGTCCGGCAAACCGATTTACGAACAGATCGAAGATCAGATCCGAGCGGCGATCATGTCGGGCGAACTGCAAACCGGCGAGGCGCTCCCCTCCCTCAGGAAGCTTGCCAAGGAACTGCACATCAGCGTGCTCACCATCGCCAGAGCGTACAGCGAGCTGGCGGATGAGGGGCTTGTCGAGAATGTGCAGGGCAAAGGCACGTTCGTGCTGGCCCACGGCAACGAGCTTATGAAGGAACGTGCGCGCGAACGCATCATGGACGTGTTCCGGCAGACGGTAACCGCCGCCAAGGCCGCCGACATCAGCCTGCTTGATCTGCTTGGCATGTTCGAGAAGGCGTATAGGGAACAATCATGAGCCGCGTCTTCATGAGGCTCAACAAGATATGGACCTGATCGGCGTCATGAAAGCGTGAAGCGGTCGAATCACGCAATGGCCCGGAAACATCAGGCGATGATGCAAACCGTTACAGTATGACGGGCGCGTCGTGGAAGTCGAACATGACGCCGTCGGCCAGATTGCAGATCTCAGGCCAGTCGGCGTCGGAGGAATCGTCGTGCATGGCCCACACATGCATGCCGACCGACTTGGCCGAGCGCATGCCGACCAGCAGATCCTCGAATACGGTGCAGTCGCTTGGTTTGATGCCGAGACGCGACGCGGCCAGCAGATATACGTCCGGCTCAGTTTTGCCGACGTCGCCAGCATCGTCGACGCTGACCACGTCATCGAAATAGTCGAAAATGCCGACGTGCTTCATGGCCGGTTCGCGCAGCATCGGCGGCAATGACGTGGCCACGGCCAGTTTCGCGCCGCTCGCCTTCAACGATTCCAGATATTCGCGCGCATACGGTTTGGCTTCAACCACCGTGGCGTACATGACACGTGCCATATGGTCCCACTCCTCCATCAACGCTTCGGGAGTGTCCGACAGGCCGAATCGTGCGATTGTGTATTCGGCGATCTGGCGGAATTGCATGGCCGCGACCTTCTGCATGTAGTCGTCCGGCACCTCGATGCCGCGTTTGGCAAGGAAGTCGACGTCCACCTGATCCCACACGCCCATGGAGTCGAGTAGCGTGCCGTCAAGGTCGAAGATGGCGCCTTTGCCTTGGTTCGCCTTGGTTTTCTGTGTCATATCGGCTCCTTTGTTTTGCAATTACCGCTTTTACGATTTGCGATTACTTTTTACGATTGAATCCGCCGTCAGTCAAGCACCGACGATTTGAGCAGTTCCTCGGCATGTTCCAGAGATGTTTCACTTTCGCTGCCGGACAGCATGCGGGCGATTTCGTGCACGCGCTCATCCCCGCGCACCTGGCTGATGGTGGTGGCGATGGAACCATCCTTGGTTTCGCCTTTGGCGACCACATATTGTTCGTCCGCCCAGGAGGCGACCTGCGGCAGGTGCGTGACGACCAGAACCTGCGCGGATTGGGCGAGTTTGGCCAAGCGGGCACCCAGTTCCACAGCGGCCTTGCCTCCCACGCCGGCGTCGACCTCATCGAAGATGAACGTCATCGGCGGCACGGTTCCGCCGGCCACGACATGCTTTTCGGCGGCGACCAGTTCAAGCGCGAGCATCAGACGGCTCAATTCGCCGCCGGATGCGCTTTTGCCCATCGGCAGTTGCGGGGAGCCGGGGAACGGGGTGAAGAGGAATTCGATGTCGTCCGCTCCGGTGGCGTCCAACTGTTCGCGTTCGGCCACGCGGATCTCCAGTTTCGAAGTGCCCATGGCCAGCGAATCAAGTTCCGCGGTGACTTTGGACGCGAGTTCCTTCGCCGCGGCTCTACGCCGTTTGCTCACAGCCTGCGCGGCTTTTTTCGCAGCCTCAAGCAGTTGGGCGCGTTCGGCTTCCAGCTGTTCGACCTTTTCCGGCGAGGCGTCCAAATCCTCCAAATCGTATACGGCCTTGTCCCTCCACGTGATCACGTCGGACAATTCCGGCCCCCATCGGCGGGTCAGCTCGTCCAGTTCGTGGATGCGCCCGTTGATGGCATCCAGATCCTCCACGCTCGCCTCATTGTCCACTTCGCCGGACAGGCTGAACACCACGTCGGACAAATCGGTGCTGATGGAGTCGAGCCGGTCGGCGAGTTCGGAGAACACGCCTTCCACGTGAATGGCGCGCAATGCCTGCGAGGCACGGTCGATCAAATCGGCGGCGCTGGCCGATTCAACGTCATCCGCCACTTGCGAAGCGTCCAACGCACCCAATGCGCGGGTCACGCCTTCGGCGATTTCGGCGGCGTTTTCGATGCGGTCCCGCCGTGCGCGCAATTCGTCCATCTCCCCCGGCTGCGGGTCGACCCGGTTGATGCGTTCGATTGACTCACGCAGGTAATCCGCCTGCTGGCGCATGGACGATTCCTGGCTGCTGAGCCTTTCCAAACGCTCGTCCATTGCGCGCAGCGCGTTCCACGTCTTGCCGTAGGCGGCCAACGCCACTTCATCCCCCGCGTAGCGGTCCAGGAATTCACGCTGCCGCGAAACGGTCGCGATACGTAACTGGTCGGCCTGGCCGTGGATCGTCACCAATTCGGCGGCGACGGAAGCAAGCACGGAACGAGGCACGCTACGTCCCGACAACATGCTGCGGGATCGTCCGGAAGCCGGCACCTTGCGCGACAGGAACAGTTCGCCGTCCTCTGGCTCGAAGCCAGCCTCCCGTGCGGCGGCCACCGCGGCCGGCGACGAAGCGACTTCGAACACGCCCTGCGCCCACGCCTCCTGAGCGCCGACGGAAACACGGCCGCCGTCGGAGGGACCGCCGGAAATCAGTCGGATCGCACTGAGCAGCATCGATTTGCCGGCACCTGTTTCGCCGGTGATCGCCGTCATACCGCCTGCCGGGGCGATCAGCGCGGAACGGATCGGACCGAGATTGTGGATCTCAAGCTCTTCCAGCATGCCCTG encodes:
- a CDS encoding HAD family hydrolase yields the protein MTQKTKANQGKGAIFDLDGTLLDSMGVWDQVDVDFLAKRGIEVPDDYMQKVAAMQFRQIAEYTIARFGLSDTPEALMEEWDHMARVMYATVVEAKPYAREYLESLKASGAKLAVATSLPPMLREPAMKHVGIFDYFDDVVSVDDAGDVGKTEPDVYLLAASRLGIKPSDCTVFEDLLVGMRSAKSVGMHVWAMHDDSSDADWPEICNLADGVMFDFHDAPVIL
- a CDS encoding GntR family transcriptional regulator, coding for MKLNISSASGKPIYEQIEDQIRAAIMSGELQTGEALPSLRKLAKELHISVLTIARAYSELADEGLVENVQGKGTFVLAHGNELMKERARERIMDVFRQTVTAAKAADISLLDLLGMFEKAYREQS
- the recN gene encoding DNA repair protein RecN, whose amino-acid sequence is MLEELEIHNLGPIRSALIAPAGGMTAITGETGAGKSMLLSAIRLISGGPSDGGRVSVGAQEAWAQGVFEVASSPAAVAAAREAGFEPEDGELFLSRKVPASGRSRSMLSGRSVPRSVLASVAAELVTIHGQADQLRIATVSRQREFLDRYAGDEVALAAYGKTWNALRAMDERLERLSSQESSMRQQADYLRESIERINRVDPQPGEMDELRARRDRIENAAEIAEGVTRALGALDASQVADDVESASAADLIDRASQALRAIHVEGVFSELADRLDSISTDLSDVVFSLSGEVDNEASVEDLDAINGRIHELDELTRRWGPELSDVITWRDKAVYDLEDLDASPEKVEQLEAERAQLLEAAKKAAQAVSKRRRAAAKELASKVTAELDSLAMGTSKLEIRVAEREQLDATGADDIEFLFTPFPGSPQLPMGKSASGGELSRLMLALELVAAEKHVVAGGTVPPMTFIFDEVDAGVGGKAAVELGARLAKLAQSAQVLVVTHLPQVASWADEQYVVAKGETKDGSIATTISQVRGDERVHEIARMLSGSESETSLEHAEELLKSSVLD